The following proteins are encoded in a genomic region of Cryptomeria japonica chromosome 11, Sugi_1.0, whole genome shotgun sequence:
- the LOC131065040 gene encoding nascent polypeptide-associated complex subunit beta has translation MDREKLMKMAGAVRTGGKGTVRRKKKAVHKTTTTDDKRLQSTLKRLGVSSIPAIEEVNIFKDEMVIHFVNPKVQASIGANTWVVSGSPQTKKLQDLLPGIINQLGPDNLINLKKIAQQFQKQESGAAEEEDDDDVPDLVEGETFEEAAKDEISK, from the exons ATGGATCGAGAAAAGCTTATGAAGATGGCTGGTGCGGTTCGAACTGGTGGAAAGGGTACAGTGCGAAG AAAGAAGAAGGCAGTTCACAAGACCACTACAACTGATGACAAAAGACTTCAAAGTACCTTGAAGAGGTTAGGAGTGAGTTCAATTCCTGCCATTGAAGAAGTAAACATCTTCAAAGATGAGATGGTTATTCATTTTGTAAACCCTAAAG TTCAAGCTTCTATTGGTGCTAATACATGGGTTGTCAGTGGATCTCCCCAGACAAAAA AACTTCAAGATCTCCTTCCTGGTATCATCAATCAGCTTG GACCTGATAATTtgatcaatttgaagaagattGCTCAACAGTTCCAAAAGCAAGAATCTGGTGCTGCtgaggaagaagatgatgatgatgtccCAGACCTTGTTGAAGGAGAAACTTTTGAAGAAGCAGCCAAAGATGAGATTTCTAAATAG